A part of Entelurus aequoreus isolate RoL-2023_Sb linkage group LG03, RoL_Eaeq_v1.1, whole genome shotgun sequence genomic DNA contains:
- the LOC133645788 gene encoding uncharacterized protein LOC133645788 has translation MSFPVVDFSAFALDVEDICPADLDRLDRDVKEAFTRVGFVFLDNTGITQAEVDGVMEASRRFFLQSDRFKKTFSRKSFPNCPLHGWNPMETERVDPGTPAADLKESFNMTSLHPDIKWPSPEVVAGFQETMAAFYQRCKELSLRILKVLAHSLALDPDVFLSAHRLVGTDENTTTLRSIYYPPVQVAKEGQLRCGQHSDYGSITLLFQDSEGLQVLERSGAFITAPCIPGAILINIADMMQRWTSDQFVSLVHRVVLPPAGDSTTRQSLAFFLMPDDEAVITCADGSDKYQPVQLGAYLAERIGNIYSE, from the exons ATGAGCTTCCCTGTTGTGGACTTCAGCGCCTTCGCCCTCGACGTGGAGGACATTTGTCCCGCAGACTTGGACCGCCTGGACAGGGACGTGAAAGAAGCTTTTACCCGAGTGGGCTTCGTCTTCCTGGACAACACCGGCATCACGCAGGCGGAG GTGGATGGCGTCATGGAAGCTTCCAGAAGGTTCTTCCTGCAGTCAGACCGCTTCAAGAAGACATTCAGCAGGAAAAGCTTCCCCAACTGTCCCCTGCACGGCTGGAACCCCATGGAGACGGAGAG ggTGGATCCAGGAACACCAGCAGCAGATTTAAAAGAGTCGTTCAACATGACTTCACTACATCCTGACATA AAATGGCCCTCCCCCGAGGTTGTGGCGGGATTCCAGGAGACCATGGCGGCTTTTTACCAGCGCTGCAAAGAGCTGAGCTTGCGGATTTTGAAAGTGTTGGCCCACAGTTTGGCTCTGGACCCCGACGTGTTCCTGAGTGCTCACCGCCTGGTCGGAA CGGATGAGAACACGACGACGCTGCGTTCCATCTACTACCCTCCGGTCCAAGTGGCCAAGGAGGGCCAGCTGAGATGTGGCCAGCATTCAGACTACGGGAGCATCACCTTGTTGTTCCAGGATTCTGAAGGTCTGCAG GTGCTGGAGCGTTCTGGTGCGTTCATTACTGCTCCTTGCATCCCCGGGGCCATTCTCATCAACATCGCTGACATGATGCAGCGCTGGACCAGCGACCAGTTCGTCTCTCTG GTGCACAGGGTCgtgctgccccctgctggcgACTCCACTACACGTCAGTCTCTGGCTTTCTTCCTCATGCCCGACGACGAGGCCGTTATCACCTGTGCCGACGGATCCGACAAGTACCAGCCGGTGCAGCTTGGCGCCTACCTCGCTGAGCGCATCGGCAACATCTACTCTGAGTAG